In a single window of the Niabella ginsenosidivorans genome:
- a CDS encoding alpha-L-rhamnosidase-related protein has translation MILFCRKTYCCLTLLIALTLVIDTSAQQTAAPTELRVDLVLNTDKVWQNGFVINMDPEEARTNRNIYQTVRIASSRPRFSWVINSGERGAYQTAYQVLVASSAQKLQSGIGDVWNSGRVASDQQLNVEYNGKDLNPNTVYYWKVKIWDNKKISSPFSKTAAFLTDSILKPYQTPYTPLVKSAQQPLVQTRLGNGNSLYDFGKDAFGQLSLVVNAVGDQDTLRIHVGEALDNMGCVEKKPKGTLRYQLLEIPLKKGRHPYCPVFKPAKLNTGPRAIHMPAYIGEVLPFRYVEVEKTNTGVQVINPERYAVNYIFNDTATEFESSDTVLNKVWDLCKYTMKATSFTGFYVDGDRERTPYEADALINQLSHYATDAEYNMAKRSLEYLVYHATWPAEWSLQNLLIAWNDYIYSGDIRTVKNLYAELRPKTLLALARPDGLISTRTGKQDSNFAKSIHLIHFDGKTVLRDIVDWPQRGGVGLPATAMGETDGFEFTDYNSVVNAFHYQALICMEKLAKALGKKEDATFYEHEAAKVKQAFQRSFIDPASGIVKDGEGTTHSSLHANMMALAFGLVPPEIQPNVLSFIQSRGMACSVYGAQFLMDALYDANNAGYGLRLLTATGKRSWYNMIRSGATMTTEAWDTEYKGNQDWNHAWGAAPANIIVGKLMGITPLSPAFGTIAIKPRPGTLSHAGLQLATLRGKVAVVFDQQATFFRLQTRLPANTQGVVYLPRRSASDVLLRNGKRIVGLPDGDFWMVKEVRAGRDVWEVHYHQAN, from the coding sequence ATGATACTCTTTTGCCGTAAAACATACTGCTGTTTAACTTTATTAATTGCACTAACCCTGGTAATTGATACAAGCGCACAGCAAACAGCGGCACCAACCGAACTACGCGTAGATCTGGTATTGAATACGGATAAGGTATGGCAAAATGGCTTTGTGATAAATATGGATCCGGAGGAGGCGAGGACGAACAGAAACATTTATCAAACAGTTCGTATAGCCAGCTCGAGACCCCGGTTTTCCTGGGTAATAAACAGTGGTGAGCGGGGCGCTTATCAAACCGCTTATCAGGTATTGGTTGCTTCTTCGGCACAAAAGCTTCAATCCGGCATTGGAGATGTATGGAACTCCGGCAGGGTAGCATCGGATCAGCAATTAAATGTTGAATACAATGGAAAAGACCTTAACCCCAATACGGTATATTATTGGAAAGTAAAGATCTGGGATAATAAAAAAATATCTTCACCGTTTTCAAAAACAGCTGCTTTTCTTACCGACAGCATTTTGAAGCCTTATCAGACACCTTATACACCCCTGGTAAAATCGGCACAGCAGCCTTTGGTTCAGACCCGGTTAGGCAATGGAAACAGCCTTTACGATTTTGGCAAAGATGCGTTTGGCCAGTTAAGTCTGGTTGTAAACGCGGTTGGTGATCAGGATACCTTACGCATCCATGTGGGTGAGGCCCTTGATAATATGGGATGCGTGGAAAAAAAGCCCAAAGGTACCCTGCGTTATCAACTGTTAGAGATCCCATTAAAAAAAGGAAGACATCCGTATTGTCCTGTATTTAAGCCCGCTAAGCTCAATACAGGCCCCAGGGCAATCCATATGCCTGCATATATTGGCGAGGTATTGCCTTTCAGGTATGTGGAAGTAGAGAAAACCAATACGGGAGTTCAGGTAATTAATCCGGAACGATATGCTGTAAACTATATTTTTAATGATACGGCTACTGAATTTGAAAGTTCGGATACGGTGCTGAACAAAGTATGGGATTTGTGTAAATACACCATGAAAGCCACGAGCTTTACAGGGTTTTATGTTGATGGAGACCGGGAACGTACACCTTATGAAGCCGATGCGCTCATTAACCAGTTGTCGCATTATGCAACGGATGCGGAATATAATATGGCCAAAAGGTCTTTGGAATATCTCGTTTATCATGCAACCTGGCCTGCAGAATGGTCGTTGCAGAACTTACTGATTGCCTGGAATGATTATATCTATTCCGGCGATATTCGAACCGTAAAAAATCTTTATGCAGAACTGAGGCCAAAAACCTTATTAGCCCTGGCTCGTCCTGATGGATTGATCAGCACCCGTACCGGCAAACAGGACAGTAATTTTGCCAAATCCATTCACCTGATACATTTTGATGGCAAAACAGTGTTGCGTGATATTGTGGACTGGCCGCAAAGGGGCGGTGTGGGTTTACCTGCAACAGCAATGGGAGAAACGGATGGTTTTGAATTTACTGATTATAATTCCGTAGTGAACGCATTTCATTACCAGGCCCTGATCTGTATGGAAAAACTGGCAAAGGCGTTAGGTAAAAAAGAGGATGCGACATTTTATGAACACGAAGCTGCTAAGGTAAAACAGGCATTTCAGCGCAGCTTTATTGATCCCGCTTCAGGAATTGTAAAAGACGGCGAAGGAACTACGCACAGCTCATTGCATGCTAATATGATGGCGCTTGCTTTTGGCCTGGTTCCTCCTGAAATCCAACCCAACGTTTTATCTTTTATCCAATCAAGAGGAATGGCCTGCAGCGTATATGGTGCACAGTTTTTAATGGATGCATTGTATGATGCTAATAACGCAGGCTATGGCCTCAGGCTTTTAACAGCAACAGGCAAACGCAGTTGGTATAACATGATCCGTTCAGGCGCTACCATGACAACCGAAGCCTGGGATACGGAATACAAAGGCAACCAGGACTGGAACCATGCCTGGGGCGCTGCGCCGGCAAATATTATTGTTGGCAAGCTGATGGGCATAACTCCTTTATCACCCGCTTTTGGTACCATAGCAATAAAACCCCGCCCTGGCACATTGAGCCATGCCGGGTTGCAACTGGCTACTTTAAGGGGGAAAGTTGCGGTTGTTTTTGATCAGCAGGCTACGTTCTTTCGGCTGCAAACCCGTTTGCCGGCTAATACACAGGGCGTTGTTTATTTACCCCGGCGGTCTGCATCAGATGTACTGCTCAGGAACGGCAAACGGATCGTCGGTTTGCCCGATGGCGATTTTTGGATGGTTAAAGAAGTTCGTGCGGGGAGAGATGTCTGGGAAGTTCATTATCATCAGGCAAATTAA
- the mnmE gene encoding tRNA uridine-5-carboxymethylaminomethyl(34) synthesis GTPase MnmE has translation MNALAGLGDTIAAIATPPGIGAIGIIRLSGADSILIADKIFKGKKLAGQKSHTVHFGHIVHPVLKDDAGDPELIDEVVVTIFRGPKSYTGEDVVEISGHGSPYILQKILEASITAGARNAKAGEYTQRAFLNGKLDLAQAEAVADLIAADSRAQQHAALQQLRGGFSGDLGKLRDQLINFAALIELELDFSDEDVEFANREQFQELISDLRARVSGLLDSFRLGNVIKNGVSVAIIGKPNAGKSTLLNALLNEERAIVSDIAGTTRDTIEETLNINGVLFRLIDTAGIREHTTDQIESIGIERSKQNAEKAHIILLLTDVTDPDTTPIRWLKPYAGKTITVLNKTDQLRPSGKQISPSAIAISAKQNMGVDILKQRMYDKAVGTTIKTENSIVTNARHYEALSKMMESLNAIEEGMKRHLTGDLLSIDIRRALHYLGEITGQVEVDRDILGTIFGKFCIGK, from the coding sequence ATGAATGCACTTGCTGGTTTAGGAGATACAATTGCTGCAATTGCCACCCCGCCGGGCATTGGCGCTATTGGTATTATACGGCTTAGCGGCGCTGATTCCATATTGATCGCCGACAAGATCTTTAAAGGCAAAAAGCTGGCCGGTCAAAAGTCACATACGGTGCATTTTGGGCATATTGTGCATCCTGTATTGAAGGATGATGCCGGTGATCCGGAGCTGATAGATGAAGTGGTGGTTACCATATTCCGGGGCCCAAAAAGCTATACGGGCGAAGATGTGGTAGAGATCAGCGGGCATGGTTCTCCGTATATTCTTCAGAAAATACTGGAAGCATCCATAACCGCAGGAGCAAGGAATGCAAAAGCAGGAGAATACACACAAAGGGCCTTTTTAAACGGAAAGCTGGATCTGGCACAGGCAGAAGCGGTGGCTGACCTGATTGCTGCCGACAGTCGCGCCCAGCAACATGCAGCGTTGCAGCAGTTGCGGGGCGGTTTCTCCGGGGATCTTGGCAAACTACGGGATCAGCTGATCAATTTTGCGGCCCTTATAGAGCTGGAGCTGGATTTTAGTGATGAAGATGTGGAGTTTGCCAACCGGGAGCAGTTTCAGGAATTGATCTCAGATCTCAGAGCCCGGGTTTCAGGGTTGCTGGATTCCTTTCGTCTTGGGAATGTTATTAAGAACGGGGTTAGTGTAGCGATTATAGGGAAGCCCAATGCGGGGAAAAGCACCCTTTTAAATGCCTTGTTAAATGAAGAGCGGGCTATAGTAAGTGATATTGCCGGCACAACAAGGGATACCATTGAAGAAACGTTAAATATAAACGGAGTATTGTTCCGGCTGATTGATACAGCCGGTATCCGGGAACATACTACAGACCAGATAGAGAGCATTGGTATAGAGCGCAGCAAACAAAATGCAGAAAAGGCACATATTATTTTGCTGCTGACAGACGTTACAGACCCTGACACTACTCCGATCAGGTGGCTGAAGCCTTATGCCGGTAAAACCATCACTGTGCTGAATAAAACTGATCAGCTGCGACCTTCAGGAAAGCAGATTTCGCCTTCCGCCATAGCTATCAGCGCTAAACAAAATATGGGCGTTGATATATTAAAACAACGGATGTATGATAAAGCTGTGGGTACAACCATAAAAACAGAGAACAGTATTGTTACCAATGCCCGCCATTATGAGGCGCTTTCAAAAATGATGGAGAGCCTTAATGCGATTGAAGAAGGCATGAAGCGGCATCTTACAGGCGATCTGTTGTCGATCGATATCCGGCGTGCGCTGCATTATCTGGGTGAGATCACCGGCCAGGTAGAAGTGGACAGGGATATACTGGGAACGATATTCGGGAAGTTCTGCATTGGAAAGTAA
- a CDS encoding NIPSNAP family protein translates to MKQLFTGILLLLIAPSIARAQRVPAVREYYQLTVYHYSTTRQEEELDRYLQNALVPALHKLRLMRVGVFKALDNDTALQKKIYVLIPFRGLEQWSQLDQRLLQDNGYRHAAGDYMNAPNKAGAYDRMETILMRSFSGAPTLEVPQLKGDKNDRVYELRSYESTTEKQFRSKVKMFNAGNEIGIFKRLGFNAVFYGEVLAGCRMPNLMYMTTHENRAAREQNWKNFGNDRDWKNLNLLEEYKDNVSHIDVTFLKATPYSDL, encoded by the coding sequence ATGAAACAATTATTTACCGGGATACTGCTTTTACTGATCGCACCATCCATTGCCAGGGCGCAGCGGGTACCGGCGGTGCGTGAATATTATCAGCTGACCGTTTATCATTATTCCACTACCCGGCAGGAAGAAGAACTGGACCGGTATTTGCAAAACGCATTGGTACCGGCCTTACATAAATTAAGGCTGATGAGAGTAGGTGTTTTTAAGGCACTGGACAATGATACGGCTTTGCAGAAAAAGATCTATGTGCTGATCCCTTTCCGCGGGCTGGAACAATGGTCGCAACTGGACCAACGGCTATTGCAGGACAATGGTTACCGCCATGCTGCCGGGGATTATATGAACGCACCCAATAAAGCCGGGGCATATGACCGTATGGAAACCATTTTAATGCGTTCTTTTTCCGGTGCACCAACGCTGGAAGTGCCTCAATTAAAAGGTGACAAAAACGATCGGGTGTATGAATTACGCAGTTATGAGAGCACTACCGAGAAGCAATTCCGCAGTAAAGTAAAAATGTTTAATGCGGGAAATGAGATCGGTATTTTTAAACGCCTGGGCTTCAACGCTGTTTTTTATGGCGAAGTGCTGGCGGGGTGCAGGATGCCCAATCTTATGTATATGACCACGCATGAAAACAGGGCCGCAAGAGAACAAAACTGGAAAAATTTTGGCAATGACCGGGATTGGAAAAACCTGAATTTGCTGGAAGAATACAAAGACAACGTATCTCATATTGACGTTACTTTTTTAAAGGCAACTCCTTATTCTGATCTTTAA
- the truB gene encoding tRNA pseudouridine(55) synthase TruB, with protein MKKEDLKNIDFAEGSVLLIDKPLEWTSFDAVRKVRSLVRIKKVGHAGTLDPLATGLLIICTGKFTKQIQAYMAKEKEYTGTFTLGAVTPTYDLESEPQDFKTYAHITVFDIEEATKRFTGDILQTPPAHSAIKKDGKRVYELARKGIEVKLEPRPVTISSFEIDATNLPELSFKVTCSTGTYIRSLAQDFGQALGCGAYLSSLRRTRIGEFLVGDALTMEDFIAGMKNREDTVHS; from the coding sequence ATGAAGAAAGAAGATCTGAAAAATATAGACTTTGCAGAAGGTTCAGTTTTGCTTATTGACAAACCGCTTGAGTGGACCTCCTTTGATGCGGTACGTAAAGTGCGGAGTCTGGTCCGCATTAAAAAAGTGGGCCATGCAGGCACGCTGGACCCCCTGGCTACCGGCCTGCTGATCATTTGCACGGGAAAGTTTACCAAGCAGATCCAGGCCTATATGGCAAAAGAAAAGGAGTATACAGGTACTTTTACCCTTGGTGCGGTTACCCCCACCTATGACCTGGAAAGTGAGCCGCAGGATTTTAAAACATATGCACACATCACCGTTTTTGACATTGAAGAGGCTACAAAAAGATTTACAGGAGATATTCTGCAGACGCCCCCGGCACATTCAGCCATCAAAAAAGACGGCAAACGTGTTTACGAGCTGGCCCGTAAGGGTATTGAGGTAAAGCTGGAGCCCCGGCCTGTTACTATTTCCAGCTTTGAAATAGATGCCACCAATCTGCCGGAGCTTTCTTTTAAAGTAACCTGTTCTACCGGAACTTATATCCGTAGCCTGGCGCAGGATTTTGGGCAGGCGCTCGGTTGCGGTGCCTACCTAAGCAGCCTGAGGCGTACCCGCATCGGCGAATTTCTTGTGGGAGACGCATTGACCATGGAAGACTTTATTGCAGGGATGAAGAATAGGGAAGATACAGTTCATAGTTAA
- the tamL gene encoding translocation and assembly module lipoprotein TamL: MVKHYPEGQPFVFQTKVNVEEASSKDEKSRLESGLAGQIDDSLQSKEVDKVFWSVIKDPTRLDTGLISKSVQSMHYYLNSQGYFRDSIRYQTSVQQKADQKRAIIQFNIWPGQVTRIDSLTYTLQNDSLQQLTDKNLNKQFIKKGDPFAQGPVSSEMDRLVELYRNNGYLRFSRPLLFGLWDTLDVSLLQPTLDPVEQAMQLELLRKRRLYPTANLDIRMRPLVDSSVLRKYYIGKITVDPVSNDTSKRNIRTTNIKNIMVIQRGNKFKPKIFPPLVYFKPGELYDQRRYSRTMNRLNNIGTWRMVDIAQLPRDSSDSVDIAIKLIPAKKYSFTTNVESSYSQSVITGNFVGIGLSMGLQNRNFGRAANLMSTNASYMIELGQFTAGQIIQTQQFSLTNSISYPRFIFPGMQSFKENFRGNFRSVFTLNAASTDRRYLFNLTSFNASWGYEFSWRARDYISKNRTYNLGIRIPNIEYAHLIKRDSLDRLIVQNPSIANLFNDGLITSTILNFTMPWNDLNGRNSNVLRMNFEESGLLTGLIRNKFLDDNLYRFIKLDIEYARMLKWTKTSFVMRGFAGVGYELGATANPDKRFQLPFFKQYFAGGPNSMRAWQLRQLGPGSYINTFTGAYSIPDRFGDMQLEANFEYRMPLFKISSIPVNGALFTDVGNVWLVKKDAGTNDEVFKLGRLGTDLAIGSGAGVRVDLGFFVIRLDYAYKVKDPSPSPENSSYQNRFFAYPFIKGSQLQIGIGYPFIF, from the coding sequence GTGGTAAAACATTACCCGGAGGGCCAGCCCTTTGTTTTCCAAACAAAAGTAAATGTTGAAGAAGCATCTTCTAAAGATGAAAAAAGCAGGCTGGAATCAGGGCTTGCCGGGCAGATAGATGACAGTCTTCAGTCAAAAGAAGTAGATAAGGTATTCTGGTCCGTAATAAAAGATCCCACAAGGCTGGATACAGGATTGATCAGTAAGTCTGTTCAAAGCATGCATTATTATCTGAATTCGCAGGGGTATTTCCGGGATTCGATCCGGTATCAGACCTCCGTTCAACAAAAAGCAGATCAGAAACGTGCCATTATCCAGTTTAATATTTGGCCGGGTCAGGTTACCCGTATTGATTCTCTTACCTATACCTTACAAAACGATAGTTTACAGCAGCTGACGGATAAAAATCTTAATAAGCAGTTTATTAAGAAAGGAGATCCTTTTGCCCAGGGCCCTGTATCATCTGAAATGGACCGTCTTGTAGAGCTTTACAGGAATAACGGGTACCTGCGGTTTTCAAGACCCCTTCTTTTTGGTTTGTGGGATACCCTGGATGTATCGCTGCTGCAACCCACCCTGGATCCTGTTGAACAGGCAATGCAGCTGGAATTATTAAGAAAACGCAGGCTGTACCCAACGGCTAACCTGGATATCCGGATGCGGCCGCTTGTGGATTCATCGGTGCTGCGCAAATATTATATAGGAAAAATTACCGTGGACCCGGTCAGTAATGATACCTCCAAAAGAAATATAAGAACCACCAACATAAAAAATATTATGGTAATACAACGGGGAAATAAGTTCAAGCCAAAAATATTTCCTCCCCTTGTTTATTTTAAACCGGGCGAGCTATATGATCAACGGCGCTATTCCCGTACTATGAACCGTTTAAATAATATAGGCACCTGGCGCATGGTAGATATAGCACAGCTCCCCAGGGACTCTTCTGATAGTGTGGATATCGCCATCAAGCTGATCCCCGCAAAAAAATACAGTTTTACAACAAATGTAGAAAGCAGCTACAGCCAGAGCGTGATTACCGGCAACTTTGTGGGAATCGGGTTAAGTATGGGCCTGCAGAACCGGAATTTTGGCCGGGCAGCCAACCTCATGTCCACCAATGCCAGCTATATGATAGAACTGGGTCAGTTTACAGCCGGCCAGATCATACAAACACAGCAGTTCAGCTTAACGAACTCTATTTCCTATCCCCGGTTTATTTTCCCGGGCATGCAGTCTTTTAAAGAAAATTTCCGGGGCAATTTCAGGTCTGTCTTTACTTTGAACGCGGCCAGCACAGACCGGCGCTACCTTTTTAACCTTACCTCGTTTAATGCTTCCTGGGGATATGAGTTCTCCTGGCGTGCCAGGGATTATATTTCAAAAAACAGGACCTATAACCTGGGGATAAGAATCCCTAATATTGAATATGCGCATCTTATAAAAAGAGACAGCCTCGACAGGCTGATCGTACAAAACCCTTCTATAGCCAATCTTTTTAATGACGGGCTGATCACATCCACCATATTGAATTTTACAATGCCCTGGAACGACCTGAACGGCCGTAATTCCAATGTGCTCCGGATGAATTTTGAAGAATCAGGCCTGCTAACGGGACTGATCCGGAACAAATTCCTGGACGATAATCTTTACCGGTTTATAAAGCTGGATATAGAATATGCGCGGATGCTGAAATGGACCAAGACCTCCTTTGTAATGCGGGGATTTGCAGGAGTAGGGTATGAACTGGGCGCCACCGCTAATCCTGATAAAAGATTCCAGTTGCCTTTCTTTAAGCAGTATTTTGCCGGTGGGCCTAACAGCATGCGGGCATGGCAGCTGCGCCAGCTGGGCCCGGGTTCCTATATAAATACATTTACCGGCGCCTATAGTATTCCTGACCGGTTTGGGGATATGCAGCTGGAGGCGAACTTTGAATACCGCATGCCTTTGTTTAAAATAAGCAGTATTCCTGTAAACGGGGCATTGTTTACAGACGTAGGTAATGTATGGCTGGTTAAAAAAGATGCAGGAACAAATGATGAGGTCTTTAAACTGGGACGTTTGGGAACCGATCTTGCAATTGGCTCCGGTGCCGGCGTTCGTGTAGATCTTGGTTTTTTTGTCATTCGCCTGGACTATGCCTATAAGGTAAAAGATCCAAGCCCAAGCCCTGAAAACAGCAGTTATCAGAACCGTTTTTTTGCATATCCGTTCATAAAAGGCAGCCAGTTACAGATAGGCATTGGTTATCCGTTTATTTTTTAG
- a CDS encoding TrmH family RNA methyltransferase has product MLSKSEIKYIQSLFQKKYREAENSYLIEGPKIVDEALKSAGTVVKKIFASTNWVHQHQLLYPQIQMIAAADFELQKISQLKTPNQVVAIVEKPTRLRPDAMPLKSLTLVLDGIQDPGNLGTIIRTADWFGVPQVICSPDCADIYNSKVVQATMGSLFRIPVYYVSVPEWLSTQQTEILGAVLDGAPLKKIKPVKTGILIIGNESKGIRADAARFITQKITIERTGNAESLNAAVATGILLSRLK; this is encoded by the coding sequence ATGCTTAGTAAATCTGAAATCAAATATATTCAAAGTTTATTCCAAAAAAAATACCGGGAGGCTGAAAACAGCTATCTTATTGAAGGGCCAAAAATAGTGGATGAAGCGCTGAAATCTGCCGGAACGGTTGTTAAAAAAATATTTGCATCAACGAATTGGGTGCATCAGCATCAATTGCTTTACCCGCAAATTCAAATGATAGCGGCTGCTGATTTTGAATTGCAAAAAATATCACAGCTAAAAACGCCCAACCAGGTTGTTGCCATTGTAGAAAAACCTACACGGCTGCGGCCCGATGCTATGCCCCTGAAAAGCCTTACGCTGGTACTCGATGGTATACAGGATCCCGGCAACCTGGGCACCATTATCCGCACAGCAGACTGGTTTGGCGTGCCCCAGGTGATCTGTAGCCCGGATTGTGCCGATATTTATAACAGTAAAGTGGTGCAAGCCACTATGGGCAGCCTATTCCGCATTCCGGTTTACTATGTATCCGTTCCGGAATGGCTGAGCACACAGCAAACGGAGATCCTCGGCGCCGTGCTGGACGGGGCTCCACTAAAAAAAATAAAGCCTGTAAAAACAGGCATCCTTATCATCGGGAATGAATCAAAGGGCATACGGGCAGATGCAGCCCGGTTCATCACACAAAAAATAACCATTGAAAGAACCGGTAATGCAGAATCTTTGAACGCAGCAGTTGCCACAGGTATCCTGCTTTCGCGCCTGAAATAA
- a CDS encoding ABC transporter permease, with protein sequence MNITSFIAHRIAFNKQHSFSRFIIRLSIIATAISVAVMIITLAFANGFQQKVSEKVFSFWGHIRIQEMASYQYVVSEEVPITANPALVAQVKKNPQVASIQPFATRYAIVKTKDDLEGVLVKGVDSAYNFNNLRSFIIKGRPPVFNDSTYAREIMLSDYTAKQMKLDTGSRVLIYFVRPDNSLRPDRLKVTGIYKTGIEEYDKTFALADIKLIRRLNDWEPDQIGGYEVFIKDYKKIDTVADELMQLPSMPQEWDAQSIKAFVPNIFDWLNMQDVTRNLLIAIMIVVAVINLITCLIILVLERMRMVGVLKALGATDWTVQKIFLRHSLLITLSGIAIGAVCALGLLLLQVKTGFIKLDESAYYLSKAAVSISAWQVAAICIGTFLVCLLVLLIPTYIVKRIQVVKAVHFR encoded by the coding sequence TTGAATATAACTTCTTTTATCGCTCACCGGATAGCCTTTAACAAACAGCACTCTTTTTCGCGGTTTATTATAAGGCTTTCCATTATTGCTACGGCAATAAGCGTGGCGGTAATGATCATTACACTGGCTTTTGCCAATGGATTCCAGCAAAAAGTAAGCGAAAAGGTCTTCAGCTTCTGGGGCCATATCCGTATACAGGAAATGGCCTCTTATCAGTATGTAGTGTCAGAAGAAGTGCCCATTACTGCTAACCCGGCCTTGGTGGCACAGGTAAAGAAAAACCCGCAGGTAGCAAGCATTCAGCCTTTTGCAACAAGGTACGCGATCGTAAAAACAAAGGACGATCTGGAAGGTGTTTTGGTAAAGGGGGTCGACAGCGCCTACAACTTCAATAACCTGAGATCGTTCATTATAAAAGGGCGCCCGCCGGTTTTTAATGATTCTACCTATGCCCGGGAAATAATGCTTTCCGACTATACAGCAAAACAGATGAAGCTGGATACCGGAAGCCGTGTACTGATCTATTTTGTCCGGCCTGATAATTCCTTAAGGCCCGACCGGCTGAAAGTGACCGGGATTTACAAAACGGGGATTGAAGAATACGACAAAACATTTGCCCTTGCAGATATAAAGCTGATCCGGCGTCTGAACGACTGGGAACCTGATCAGATCGGCGGTTACGAGGTATTTATTAAAGATTATAAAAAAATTGATACGGTTGCTGATGAGCTGATGCAACTGCCTTCCATGCCACAGGAATGGGATGCACAAAGTATTAAAGCTTTTGTACCTAATATTTTTGACTGGCTGAATATGCAGGATGTTACACGTAACCTGCTGATTGCGATCATGATTGTAGTTGCCGTTATTAATCTGATCACCTGCCTGATCATACTGGTACTGGAGCGCATGCGCATGGTGGGCGTTTTAAAGGCGTTAGGCGCAACCGACTGGACAGTACAGAAAATATTCCTGCGGCACAGTCTTTTGATCACGTTGTCCGGCATAGCCATAGGCGCCGTATGCGCACTGGGTTTATTGCTGTTGCAGGTAAAGACCGGTTTTATAAAGCTGGATGAAAGCGCCTACTACCTTAGCAAGGCGGCGGTGTCCATTTCTGCCTGGCAGGTAGCCGCTATTTGTATAGGCACTTTTCTGGTTTGTTTGCTGGTGTTGCTGATCCCTACCTATATTGTAAAAAGAATACAGGTTGTAAAAGCAGTACATTTCAGGTAA
- a CDS encoding DUF6036 family nucleotidyltransferase, with product MENNLTGAILNICNILNNHTVQYLIVGGTAVALHGYFRKSMDSAGQYTDKPDLDFWYNPTYSNYFKLLEALGDLGMDVTVFKEESSPDPKSSFFKYELEKFTIDFLPTLKAKINFRAAFNRRENVTFSNINIPFICYEDLIFDKLANARPKDITDIKQLKTRIKEK from the coding sequence ATGGAAAACAACCTAACCGGAGCTATTCTTAATATTTGCAATATTCTTAACAACCATACTGTACAGTATTTAATAGTTGGTGGTACTGCAGTAGCCTTGCACGGCTATTTTAGAAAATCTATGGATTCAGCCGGGCAATATACAGATAAGCCTGATCTGGATTTTTGGTACAATCCTACCTATTCAAATTATTTTAAACTTTTGGAGGCATTAGGGGATTTGGGAATGGATGTGACAGTATTTAAAGAAGAATCATCTCCCGATCCTAAAAGTTCATTTTTTAAATATGAACTCGAAAAGTTTACCATTGATTTTTTACCGACGTTAAAAGCTAAAATAAATTTTAGAGCAGCGTTTAATAGACGGGAAAATGTTACATTCAGCAATATTAATATTCCGTTTATTTGTTATGAGGATTTAATATTCGATAAACTTGCTAATGCCAGACCTAAAGACATTACAGATATTAAGCAATTAAAAACAAGGATAAAGGAAAAATAG
- the fsa gene encoding fructose-6-phosphate aldolase produces the protein MKFFIDTANLDQIKEANALGILDGVTTNPSLMAKEGIRGQEAIVKHYKDICDIVDGDISAEVVGTTFDEIVEEGKRLAAIHPNIVVKVPMIKDGVKAIKWFTDNGIKTNCTLVFNAGQAILCAKAGAKYVSPFVGRIDDSGWDGVQLVEQIVHIYNIQGLKTQVLAASMRSANHIIRCAEVGAHVVTSPLDAILGLLKHPLTDIGLAKFLDDAKKLQ, from the coding sequence ATGAAATTTTTTATTGATACAGCCAATCTGGACCAGATTAAAGAAGCAAACGCATTAGGGATTTTAGACGGGGTTACCACCAACCCATCATTGATGGCAAAAGAAGGGATTCGTGGGCAGGAAGCCATTGTGAAGCATTATAAAGATATCTGCGATATTGTGGATGGCGACATCAGTGCAGAAGTGGTTGGTACCACATTTGATGAAATTGTTGAGGAAGGCAAGCGGCTGGCTGCCATTCACCCGAATATTGTAGTGAAAGTGCCGATGATCAAAGACGGGGTAAAAGCCATCAAATGGTTTACAGATAATGGCATTAAAACCAACTGCACACTGGTATTCAATGCAGGGCAGGCCATCCTGTGCGCCAAGGCGGGCGCAAAATATGTATCTCCCTTTGTGGGCCGTATTGACGACAGTGGCTGGGACGGGGTGCAGCTGGTAGAACAAATTGTGCATATTTATAATATACAGGGATTAAAAACACAGGTACTGGCTGCTTCCATGCGCAGCGCTAATCATATCATCCGCTGTGCGGAGGTAGGTGCTCATGTGGTCACCAGTCCGCTGGATGCTATTTTGGGCTTATTAAAGCATCCGTTAACAGATATCGGGCTGGCTAAATTTCTGGATGATGCAAAGAAGCTTCAATAG